The Desulfovibrio sp. G11 region TACTCACGTATCCCTTTTGTTGTTTTTGCTTGAATTTTGAACTTGGTTGCCACCCGCCTTACTTAGGGGAAAAACTTTTTCCCGGGGGGACTGCGTAATACTTTACCAGCGGGCGGCTGCTTTCTTTTTTGGGTACATGCTCTGCGGATACATCAAAGCATGTTAAGCCACAAGCAGTTAAACGTGAAAAAAAATAAAATAGATATGAGTTGCTGGTAGATGATTTTTGCAAATATCGAGCTATACCCTACGTTCTCCAGGCCTGCTATATTTGTCTTTCAGGCATGTATCCTTTTTTGCGCCTTCTGCATCAAGCTGGGCAGACGAAGCAAGTTTTTCTGCTTGTTTTTCGTTAAACTGGCAGGCCCCGATACATCGGATACCCCCGCAATGAGGACACGCATTCCTCGGTTGAGGCAAAAAAAGATCTCGAAAAATCCCCAAAAAAGTTTTTATGTTCATAACAAAATCCTACGTTGCATATACAGTTGCCGCAACAGGACTCGCGAGCCGCTCCATTGGTTGCCGTCTTTTGTGTAAACGGATAAGAACAATACAAGCATGAAAAATAATTCGGGAGTCGGCATGGAAAGCAGGCGTTTTATGGAAAGGGCCATTGAACTCTCCAAACAAAGCATGGCAGCCGGAGGGGGACCGTTTGGAGCGGTGATCGTGTGTAAAGTCCCCGTAAAGTAGGTCCATTGCCAAGTAGAGACTTCTGGCCCAAAATGGGACAGGAGTTTTGAATGCGCAAAACGAAGTTCAGCGAGTACCAGATCGTCAAGATCTTGAAGGCAGTGGAAGGCGGACGGACTGTCGTCGATGTCTGCCGCGAGCACGGCGTGAGCAGCGCCACGTACTACAAGTGGAAGTCAAAGTATGGCGGCATGGAGGCATCCGATATCCAACGGATGAAGGATCTCGAAGCGGAGAACCGCAAGCTCAAGCAGATGTTCGCCGACCTCAGCCTGGAAAACATGGCGCTCAAGGATGTGATCGAAAAAAAACTCTGAGGCCAGTTCAACGCAAGGAATTTGTCATGCACATGGTCAACGCGTTTGAGTTGAGCTTGCGCAAGGCATGCGCGGCCATGGGCATCAGTAGGAGCTACTACGCCTACAAGCCGCATCCGCGGGACGACAGCGATGTCATCGCAGCCTTGACTGAACTGGCCGAGAAAAAGCCTACATGGGGCTTCAGTAAGCTTTTCAACGTCCTTCGCCAGCAGGGCAAGCCCTGGAACCACAAGAAGGTTTGGAGGGTTTACTGCCTCTTGAAAATGAACCTGAAGCGCAAGGCCAAGAAGCGGCTTCCGCAAGCCTCTCGGACGGCAGTAGCCCAGCCGCTTGCGCCAAACCATTGCTGGTCGATCGATTTCATGCGGGACACCCTTTACAGCGGTCGCGTCTTCAGGACTTTCAACGCTGTAGATGATTACAACCGTGAGGCCTTGGCCGTGGAAATCGATACCAATATGCCAGCAGGACGAGTGGTAAGGGTGCTGGATCGGGTCGCCGAAGAGCGTGGCTGCTATCCCGAAAGGTTGCGAATGGACAATGGTCCGGAGTTCTCGGGGACTGTCATGGCGGCCTGGGCAGAATCGCATGGCGTGAATCTGGAGTTCATTCAGCCTGGCAAACCCACCCAGAACTCATACATCGAGCGGTTCAACCGGACCTACAGAGAGGAAGTCCTGGATTTGTACGTGTTCAACAGCCTGAGCGAAGTTCGGGCCATTACGGAGGACTTTATTCGTGAGTACAACGAGGAACGTCCTCATGAATCTCTGGGGAATATGTCGCCGATAAATTTTGCTGCCCAGAGGGCAGGGGGATCCCCCTGCCCTCTGGGCAACCCCCCGAAAACTGCCGGGAGTCTCTACAGCTAACTGGCCCTAGGAAAGGGGACTTTACACGTGCGGGACGGGAAAATCATAGGTGAGGGGACAAATAACGTTACCCCCCATAACGATCCTACAGCACATGCCGAAGTGGAGGCCATCCGGAATGCCTGTCGTGCGCTTGAAACGTTCGACCTCTCAGGCTCTGCAATATTTACAAGTTGCGAGCCTTGTCCTATGTGTCTCAGCGCCATATGGTGGGCGCGCATTGGGAAAATATATTTTTCCAATACTAAAGAAGACGCTGCTGATGCCGGTTTTGACGATGCAGCCATATATTGTGAAATCTCCAAAAAACTGAATGAGCGCACACTGCCTATCGAACAGCTTTATTGCAAAACCAGTTCCGAAGTTTTCCGGCAGTGGCAGTCTTGCGAAGGGAAAACAGCGTACTGAGTCGCGAAAGTCCCCACCGCGGACCTTTTTCACGTTGTGCTGCAAAAATATTTTGCCTGGTCGCCCCGCTGTCTTTCCCAATATACCTGGACGGCGGAGGCCCGCTCTGCATGATTGGCATTGGTAGTGAACTTTTTCTTCTGTGGCCTGGATCTTGACAATATCCTTTATGCCAGCTATGAAAGCCAGATTCATAACCTGAGGCGCAGTTTGTTTTCGCGCAGAGTCAATGCGACGCGCCAATAGAGTAGGTACAAAAACATCTTGT contains the following coding sequences:
- a CDS encoding nucleoside deaminase codes for the protein MRDGKIIGEGTNNVTPHNDPTAHAEVEAIRNACRALETFDLSGSAIFTSCEPCPMCLSAIWWARIGKIYFSNTKEDAADAGFDDAAIYCEISKKLNERTLPIEQLYCKTSSEVFRQWQSCEGKTAY
- a CDS encoding IS3 family transposase (programmed frameshift) — protein: MRKTKFSEYQIVKILKAVEGGRTVVDVCREHGVSSATYYKWKSKYGGMEASDIQRMKDLEAENRKLKQMFADLSLENMALKDVIEKKPLRPVQRKEFVMHMVNAFELSLRKACAAMGISRSYYAYKPHPRDDSDVIAALTELAEKKPTWGFSKLFNVLRQQGKPWNHKKVWRVYCLLKMNLKRKAKKRLPQASRTAVAQPLAPNHCWSIDFMRDTLYSGRVFRTFNAVDDYNREALAVEIDTNMPAGRVVRVLDRVAEERGCYPERLRMDNGPEFSGTVMAAWAESHGVNLEFIQPGKPTQNSYIERFNRTYREEVLDLYVFNSLSEVRAITEDFIREYNEERPHESLGNMSPINFAAQRAGGSPCPLGNPPKTAGSLYS